A region from the Paenibacillus humicola genome encodes:
- a CDS encoding TetR/AcrR family transcriptional regulator: MSKVDRRTIKTKEAIYQALIELMSEKDFDTITINDISNRADIHRGTVYLHYSDKFDLLDKAIKEHLGNMLEFCILSKLPEEKFNLDLSLLPMFLYFEAHFSFYFTILTNKGTSCFQEQLIQLVKNGIIERLKVSGNYEEGNKEVAVQFMLSAYVGVVEWWIKNKMPLSPQNVAEQLWDMLEMYYAQKNSTKKSDE; the protein is encoded by the coding sequence ATGTCGAAAGTAGACAGAAGAACCATCAAGACGAAGGAAGCCATTTATCAAGCTCTGATTGAATTGATGTCCGAGAAAGACTTCGATACGATTACGATTAACGATATCTCGAATAGAGCCGATATTCACAGGGGTACAGTTTATCTTCATTATTCGGACAAATTTGATTTGCTCGACAAAGCGATTAAAGAACATTTGGGCAATATGTTGGAATTTTGCATTCTATCAAAACTTCCAGAGGAAAAATTCAATCTTGATCTTTCCCTTCTGCCGATGTTTCTTTATTTTGAAGCACACTTTTCTTTTTATTTCACGATCCTTACCAACAAAGGTACCTCTTGTTTTCAGGAGCAATTGATTCAATTAGTCAAAAACGGAATAATTGAACGACTGAAAGTAAGCGGGAATTACGAGGAAGGCAACAAAGAGGTTGCCGTTCAATTTATGTTATCAGCATACGTTGGCGTCGTGGAATGGTGGATCAAAAACAAGATGCCCCTGTCTCCGCAGAATGTTGCCGAGCAGTTATGGGACATGTTAGAAATGTATTATGCACAAAAAAATTCTACCAAAAAGTCGGACGAATAA
- a CDS encoding DsbA family oxidoreductase has translation MKIEVWSDIMCPLCYIGKTNLDKALEQFGQKDQVEVIYRPFQLFPDAPSKTGKNYYDWTAEIHGGGMSPDFVREGNKAVIQMGKSVGLTYNLDTLIPSNTTDALRVEIFAQEQGKAAAWMASIYKAYFTDALDISDHETLAMLAGESGLDASEVLAMLSTDRYKDTVKKERQNGSRKGIAGTPFYIFNDKYAVSGVRSSDAFLDVIEQVWREEHPLQMIDNGANGNFEGGICGENGVCNI, from the coding sequence ATGAAAATTGAAGTTTGGTCGGATATCATGTGCCCGTTGTGTTATATCGGTAAAACGAATTTAGATAAAGCTCTAGAACAATTCGGTCAAAAGGATCAAGTAGAAGTCATCTACAGACCGTTCCAGCTATTCCCTGATGCTCCCAGCAAAACTGGAAAAAATTATTATGATTGGACAGCCGAGATTCATGGTGGCGGAATGTCCCCTGACTTTGTAAGAGAAGGTAATAAAGCGGTGATCCAGATGGGCAAAAGTGTTGGCCTCACCTATAATCTTGACACATTGATTCCATCCAATACGACAGATGCTCTACGCGTGGAGATTTTTGCGCAGGAACAGGGCAAAGCAGCGGCATGGATGGCTTCCATTTATAAGGCTTACTTTACTGATGCATTGGATATCAGCGATCATGAGACATTAGCTATGTTAGCTGGCGAGAGCGGTCTTGACGCCAGTGAAGTTCTTGCCATGCTATCAACTGATCGATACAAGGATACGGTCAAGAAGGAACGCCAAAACGGATCCAGAAAGGGAATTGCCGGAACACCGTTCTATATTTTCAATGATAAGTATGCCGTCTCTGGGGTAAGAAGCAGTGATGCATTCCTCGATGTAATTGAACAAGTCTGGAGAGAGGAACATCCTCTGCAGATGATTGACAATGGGGCAAACGGAAATTTCGAGGGCGGTATCTGTGGGGAAAACGGCGTGTGCAACATATAA